The Lysinibacillus pakistanensis genome includes a window with the following:
- a CDS encoding circularly permuted type 2 ATP-grasp protein — protein MMNLYESGLFFDEMLDGKQPKPHYRSFYQKLNAFSKAQLDEKYQQAQSSFLRQGITFTVYGAQGGTERTMPFDFVPIIIPYKQWEMIEAGVKQRVQALNCFLQDIYDKQTIINDGLIPRQLIENNPYYYYQMLGVKVPFDNHIFIAGIDLIRDEHGTYFVLEDNLRNPSGISYVFQNRYVMKEVYPEFFSKHAIQSLDKQMAYMKKALLAHRPRCLPPDAEPRAVLLTAGMYNSAYYDHVFLAQQLNIQLVEGRDLVVQNDKVYKKTIYGLEQIDIIYRRIDDDFLDPIVFREDSLLGVPHIIAAYKAGNIAILNAIGNGVADDKAMYAYVPDMIRYYLKEEPILQNVTTYHLSDDSQRTWVLAHMKELVIKNVSASGGYDMLIGPHASEDEIARFKQKINEKPSQYIAQPTIKLSRAPAFQNSRFYPCHVDLRVYAMKGEDINVLPGGLSRVALKEGSLVVNSSQGGGAKDTWILKEEWQHAKPSSRRTLLDGKI, from the coding sequence ATGATGAATTTATATGAATCTGGTTTATTTTTTGATGAAATGTTAGATGGCAAACAGCCGAAGCCTCATTATCGGTCCTTTTATCAGAAGCTGAATGCTTTTTCGAAGGCGCAGTTAGACGAGAAATATCAGCAAGCCCAATCTAGTTTTTTAAGACAAGGAATTACCTTTACCGTTTATGGAGCTCAAGGTGGAACGGAGCGTACAATGCCCTTTGATTTTGTACCCATTATCATTCCTTATAAGCAATGGGAAATGATTGAAGCAGGTGTTAAGCAACGTGTGCAGGCTCTAAATTGCTTTTTACAAGACATCTATGATAAACAGACCATTATTAATGATGGATTAATTCCAAGGCAGCTCATAGAGAATAATCCTTATTATTATTACCAAATGCTTGGAGTAAAGGTTCCGTTCGATAATCATATTTTCATAGCTGGAATCGATTTAATTCGAGATGAGCATGGCACTTATTTTGTGCTTGAAGATAATTTACGTAATCCATCAGGCATATCCTATGTTTTTCAAAACCGTTATGTGATGAAGGAAGTCTATCCTGAATTTTTCTCAAAGCATGCCATTCAGTCTCTCGATAAACAAATGGCCTACATGAAAAAGGCTCTTCTCGCTCATCGACCACGTTGCTTGCCACCTGATGCTGAGCCTAGGGCAGTTTTATTGACAGCAGGGATGTACAATTCAGCTTATTACGATCATGTTTTTTTAGCACAGCAACTCAATATTCAGCTTGTAGAGGGACGTGATTTAGTTGTTCAAAATGATAAAGTGTATAAAAAAACAATCTATGGTCTAGAGCAGATTGATATAATTTATCGTCGAATTGATGATGATTTTTTAGATCCCATTGTTTTTCGGGAGGATTCACTACTTGGTGTTCCACATATAATAGCAGCCTATAAAGCCGGGAATATTGCTATTTTAAATGCTATTGGGAATGGTGTTGCTGATGATAAGGCGATGTATGCCTATGTACCTGATATGATTCGCTACTATTTAAAAGAAGAGCCAATTTTACAAAATGTCACGACCTATCATTTAAGTGATGACAGCCAGCGAACTTGGGTTCTAGCGCATATGAAAGAGCTAGTAATCAAAAATGTGAGCGCTTCTGGTGGCTATGATATGCTAATTGGGCCACATGCAAGTGAGGACGAAATTGCAAGATTTAAACAAAAAATTAATGAAAAACCATCTCAATATATTGCACAGCCAACCATTAAATTATCTAGGGCTCCAGCCTTTCAAAATAGCCGGTTCTATCCTTGCCATGTAGATTTGCGTGTATATGCGATGAAGGGTGAGGATATTAATGTGTTACCTGGTGGTTTATCTCGTGTAGCACTAAAGGAAGGCTCATTAGTGGTGAATTCGTCACAGGGTGGTGGAGCAAAAGATACATGGATATTAAAGGAGGAATGGCAGCATGCTAAGCCGAGTAGCCGACGCACTTTACTGGATGGCAAGATATAG
- a CDS encoding tyrosine recombinase XerC, with translation MQKTKLPKFMKDFLVYLTTIRGKSQRTRKEYEYDLTLFFRFHLAVQQDLDIGNITSIDISTITIEEIRDITLEDLYLFMEYCEVQRGNSASARARKVATLKSFFKYLKGKRRLIEENPADELETPKIGRKRPIYMNIEEARQFIDGIQSNHASPRNYCMMMFFLNLGIRVSELCQLNKSSIQGRYLTVVGKGNKERTVYLNDSCMQALTNYEACGKTAYKGEGEEPLFVSQKGTRFTRQTVAKIVKQINHQSGLQKERLTPHKLRHTSATMMYKAGADIRSLQHILGHSSVATTQIYTHIEDEQLQQVLENNPFNIVRNK, from the coding sequence ATGCAAAAGACCAAGCTGCCGAAATTTATGAAGGACTTCCTTGTTTATTTAACAACTATTAGAGGAAAGTCTCAGCGTACAAGAAAAGAATATGAATATGATCTGACACTCTTTTTCCGATTTCATTTAGCTGTCCAACAGGATTTAGATATAGGCAATATCACCTCTATCGATATTTCTACTATTACAATAGAAGAAATACGTGACATCACACTGGAAGATCTCTACTTATTTATGGAATATTGTGAGGTGCAGCGAGGTAATTCTGCATCTGCAAGAGCAAGAAAGGTTGCTACTTTAAAATCATTCTTTAAATATTTAAAAGGAAAGCGACGTCTTATTGAAGAAAATCCAGCCGATGAATTAGAAACACCAAAGATTGGGCGAAAACGACCGATTTATATGAATATAGAGGAAGCTAGACAATTTATCGACGGCATTCAGTCTAATCATGCCTCACCCAGAAATTATTGCATGATGATGTTTTTCTTGAATTTAGGAATTCGAGTATCAGAGCTTTGTCAGTTAAATAAATCATCCATACAAGGTCGATATTTAACTGTTGTAGGTAAAGGAAATAAGGAACGGACCGTTTATTTAAATGATAGCTGTATGCAGGCACTCACAAACTATGAAGCTTGTGGAAAGACAGCCTATAAAGGAGAGGGAGAAGAGCCCCTATTTGTTTCTCAAAAGGGAACACGCTTTACTAGGCAAACCGTAGCCAAAATAGTGAAACAGATTAATCATCAATCAGGACTTCAAAAAGAAAGATTGACACCGCATAAACTGCGACATACTTCTGCTACCATGATGTATAAAGCAGGGGCAGATATCCGTAGCCTTCAGCACATACTGGGGCACTCAAGTGTGGCGACAACGCAAATTTATACGCATATTGAAGATGAACAACTTCAACAGGTGCTCGAAAATAATCCATTTAATATCGTCCGCAATAAATAA
- a CDS encoding DinB family protein, whose translation MNPFITNQLMETRNSLLAEIELLNNTQFNGKHEANSWSIAQVCHHLVLVEESSIKAIAWGLKQVDAQKTKRKNVQHIADRSNKIIAPKIVEPAEDLFTVQQIMDLLNVSRKKLITFLDTIEDKSILAEKSVKHPALGELPLDQWIEQIYLHEQRHIEQIKEIKGALESTSNTL comes from the coding sequence TTGAATCCATTTATTACAAATCAGCTAATGGAAACTAGGAATAGTTTATTGGCTGAAATCGAGCTGTTAAATAATACTCAGTTCAATGGGAAGCACGAAGCAAACAGTTGGAGTATAGCGCAAGTTTGCCATCATTTAGTTTTAGTCGAGGAATCCTCTATTAAAGCGATTGCATGGGGATTAAAGCAAGTAGATGCCCAAAAAACAAAACGAAAAAATGTTCAACACATTGCCGACAGATCCAATAAAATTATAGCGCCGAAAATTGTTGAACCGGCTGAAGATCTATTTACTGTTCAGCAAATAATGGATTTATTGAATGTATCAAGAAAAAAATTAATTACCTTTCTTGATACAATCGAGGATAAATCCATATTAGCAGAGAAATCCGTGAAGCATCCAGCACTTGGTGAATTGCCTCTTGATCAATGGATTGAACAAATATATTTACATGAACAGCGACATATTGAACAAATAAAAGAGATCAAAGGTGCATTAGAGTCAACCTCTAACACTTTATAG
- a CDS encoding transcriptional regulator produces MSKYRDGYEFYCEMCERYGLEPISFRYYVLQLSQQQLSAYNMQAKQLGV; encoded by the coding sequence ATGTCAAAGTATCGTGATGGCTATGAATTTTATTGTGAAATGTGTGAACGCTATGGATTAGAACCAATTTCTTTCCGTTATTATGTACTACAGTTATCTCAACAGCAACTTTCTGCTTATAACATGCAAGCCAAACAATTAGGCGTTTAA
- a CDS encoding putative bifunctional diguanylate cyclase/phosphodiesterase, with amino-acid sequence MMNITPSSINQVNYSLKELQDIFSAMNSSIIVAITDRTGKITFVNDHFCKISKYTREELLGQDHRLLNSGFHPKSFFREMWKTIGKGNMWNGEVCNRAKDGSLYWVKTTIIPFLDDNGKPYQYIAIRVDITAQKDIKKITHIAYHDELTGLPNRRKLEQRLENEFHQSRRTEEKFALFFIDVNRFKNINDELGHIIGDMFLVEMANRLRNIDHTSNSFYRHNSDEFVMILNDVNRIEEMAKEIIGVFNDSFIVDTYEFYASISIGISIFPDHASSIEELLKNADIAMYAAKSTRGNQYRLYRPNMEEANDKWLLLETKLHQALKKDILELHYQPKIDLKTDKVIGMEALLRWYDPELGQMPPDRFIPFAEECGLINDIGVWVLRKASAQARAWNENYHLNLRVAVNISPIHISTTGFVEMVRDVIAETGINPHLLEIEITEMSMLDYTEDLIDTIKQLRALGITISLDDFGTGYSSLNYLKKFPVDVLKIDRAFVRDIVPEKSGIAMISAMISLAHALNLEVVAEGVEEEAELKVLREQGCEYVQGYYFSKPLSVEDFTKLIDDSVSVNKSDF; translated from the coding sequence ATGATGAATATCACGCCTAGTAGTATCAATCAAGTTAACTACAGTTTGAAAGAATTACAAGATATTTTTTCAGCCATGAATAGTTCAATCATTGTAGCCATTACAGACAGAACTGGAAAAATCACTTTTGTTAATGATCATTTTTGCAAAATATCAAAATATACGCGTGAAGAATTATTAGGTCAGGATCACCGTTTGCTTAATTCGGGCTTCCATCCAAAATCTTTCTTCAGAGAAATGTGGAAAACAATCGGTAAGGGGAATATGTGGAATGGTGAGGTATGTAATCGCGCAAAGGATGGCAGCCTGTATTGGGTAAAAACGACGATTATTCCGTTCCTGGATGATAACGGAAAGCCATATCAATATATTGCTATACGAGTTGATATTACTGCTCAAAAGGATATAAAAAAAATTACTCATATTGCTTATCACGATGAATTAACAGGACTACCAAACCGTCGTAAATTAGAACAACGTTTAGAAAATGAATTCCATCAATCTCGACGTACAGAAGAAAAGTTTGCGTTGTTTTTCATTGATGTGAATCGTTTTAAAAACATTAACGATGAACTTGGTCATATTATCGGGGATATGTTTTTAGTAGAGATGGCAAATCGCCTACGCAATATTGATCATACATCTAATTCTTTCTACCGACACAATAGTGATGAATTTGTGATGATTCTTAACGATGTAAACCGTATTGAGGAGATGGCCAAGGAAATCATTGGTGTATTTAATGATAGCTTTATTGTCGATACGTATGAGTTCTATGCAAGTATTAGTATTGGCATTAGTATTTTCCCAGATCACGCAAGTTCCATTGAAGAGCTATTAAAAAATGCTGATATTGCTATGTATGCAGCAAAATCTACACGCGGCAATCAATATCGCTTATACCGTCCAAATATGGAAGAGGCAAATGATAAATGGCTATTACTCGAAACAAAATTACATCAAGCATTAAAAAAAGATATTTTAGAGCTACATTATCAACCAAAAATTGATTTAAAAACAGATAAAGTGATTGGAATGGAGGCGTTACTTCGCTGGTATGATCCTGAATTAGGTCAAATGCCACCTGACCGTTTTATTCCTTTTGCAGAAGAGTGTGGACTTATTAATGATATCGGTGTTTGGGTGTTACGGAAAGCATCTGCGCAAGCACGTGCTTGGAACGAAAACTACCATTTAAACTTACGAGTGGCTGTTAATATCTCTCCTATCCATATTAGTACAACAGGCTTTGTTGAGATGGTTCGAGACGTTATTGCGGAAACAGGAATAAATCCTCATTTATTAGAAATTGAAATTACAGAGATGAGTATGTTGGATTACACAGAGGACTTAATTGATACAATCAAACAATTAAGAGCTCTTGGAATAACGATTTCTTTAGATGATTTCGGAACGGGCTATTCATCGTTAAATTACTTAAAGAAATTCCCTGTAGATGTTTTAAAAATAGATCGTGCATTTGTCCGTGATATTGTACCAGAAAAATCAGGAATTGCCATGATTTCCGCGATGATTTCTTTAGCACATGCATTAAACCTTGAGGTAGTAGCAGAGGGTGTAGAGGAAGAAGCCGAGTTAAAAGTGCTTCGTGAGCAGGGCTGTGAGTACGTACAGGGCTATTATTTTAGTAAACCACTATCGGTAGAAGACTTTACAAAACTGATTGATGATAGTGTATCAGTGAATAAATCCGACTTTTAA
- the proS gene encoding proline--tRNA ligase gives MSKQLEDFSKWYIETIQKADLMDYTPVRGCIAFKPDGYEIWEHIQEEMDRRFKETGHRNAYFPMLIPESFFQKEKDHIEGFSPELPWVTEAAGEQLEERLALRPTSETMIGHLYSNWIKSYRDLPVLINQWANVFRWEKKTLPFIRTSEFLWQEGHTAHIDDEDARKETMQMLEIYKEVVEQVLAIPVYDGQKTPSERFAGAVDTYSIEAMMKNGKAVQAGTSHYLGTKFAEAFNIKYLNKANQHEYVHTTSWGTSTRLIGSVIMVHGDEQGLILPPKIAPTQVVLIPVGPWKKNPQIMEHLDEIFAALKAKGIRVRLDDSDQSPGFKFNEWELKGVPVRIELGPRDLENNQVLLKARDENEKQTIDLSNVVTAIEEELTTMQKRLLEKARQFREANTHTTIDTLLQLQQHIKTAKDNSTIPGWVLAGWCGDDACEEKVKEETKYTTRNIPFNPPTVKTTCICCGNEAKHTVWFAQAY, from the coding sequence ATGTCAAAACAGCTAGAAGATTTTTCGAAATGGTATATTGAGACCATCCAAAAGGCAGATTTAATGGATTATACTCCGGTTCGTGGCTGTATTGCCTTTAAACCAGATGGCTATGAAATTTGGGAGCATATTCAAGAGGAAATGGACCGTCGTTTTAAAGAAACAGGACATCGTAACGCCTATTTCCCAATGCTAATTCCTGAATCCTTCTTCCAAAAGGAAAAGGATCATATTGAAGGGTTCTCACCAGAGCTTCCTTGGGTGACAGAGGCAGCAGGTGAGCAATTAGAGGAACGCTTGGCGCTTCGTCCAACATCGGAAACGATGATTGGCCATCTTTACTCAAATTGGATCAAAAGCTACCGTGACCTACCAGTTCTTATTAATCAATGGGCTAATGTCTTCCGCTGGGAAAAGAAAACACTTCCTTTCATTCGTACATCCGAATTTCTATGGCAGGAGGGGCATACAGCTCACATAGATGACGAAGATGCCCGTAAGGAAACAATGCAAATGCTAGAGATCTATAAGGAGGTTGTGGAGCAAGTATTGGCGATTCCTGTCTATGATGGACAAAAAACGCCTTCTGAACGTTTCGCAGGTGCTGTCGATACGTATTCCATTGAGGCGATGATGAAAAACGGCAAGGCAGTTCAAGCCGGTACATCCCATTATTTAGGTACAAAATTTGCTGAAGCCTTTAATATTAAATATTTAAATAAAGCGAACCAGCACGAATATGTACACACAACATCCTGGGGTACTTCTACTCGTTTAATTGGTTCTGTTATCATGGTGCATGGTGATGAGCAAGGGCTTATTTTACCGCCAAAAATTGCACCAACTCAAGTAGTATTGATTCCTGTGGGTCCATGGAAAAAGAACCCTCAAATTATGGAGCATTTAGATGAAATTTTTGCAGCCCTAAAAGCAAAAGGTATTCGAGTACGTCTTGATGATTCAGACCAATCGCCAGGCTTTAAGTTTAATGAATGGGAGCTAAAAGGTGTGCCAGTTCGTATTGAATTAGGACCTCGTGACCTTGAAAACAATCAAGTTTTACTGAAAGCGCGTGATGAAAATGAAAAACAAACCATTGATTTGTCTAATGTTGTGACAGCCATTGAGGAAGAACTAACGACGATGCAAAAGCGTTTACTTGAAAAAGCTCGTCAATTCCGTGAGGCAAACACTCATACAACGATTGACACCCTACTACAATTACAGCAGCACATTAAAACAGCCAAAGATAACAGCACTATTCCAGGCTGGGTTCTTGCTGGATGGTGTGGGGATGACGCATGCGAGGAAAAAGTGAAAGAAGAGACAAAATATACGACTCGTAACATTCCATTTAATCCACCAACAGTTAAAACGACATGTATTTGCTGCGGAAACGAAGCAAAGCATACGGTTTGGTTTGCCCAAGCATATTAA
- a CDS encoding GIY-YIG nuclease family protein — protein MVHLYLSDLLTRCHYNVNRTLLIRHSLKHERFIKAYRDGFLREYTQKQLPHFYDAYDHVIVFSADEGTTAKYLTSYEVRHGASPLVAPDCSPFLLEPYKGEIMHPLFKIQRDPLQPYENKLYIEWGKAAVRWYQKGTNEKIITQLVNTGQFVFPGYESVLLTFQELKQIIDNPQLYADWHIALSAINAIYAITDCSNGKIYIGSSYNKNGLLGRWSEYALTINGGNLAFEQLGQQNPNAHFQFQYTILKVLPKDITALEAIEVENNFKRKLQTIQFGYNHN, from the coding sequence ATGGTTCATCTTTATTTATCTGATTTATTAACCCGCTGTCATTATAATGTCAATAGAACTTTACTTATCCGCCACTCCTTAAAGCATGAACGATTTATCAAAGCGTATCGTGACGGCTTTTTACGAGAATATACACAAAAACAATTGCCCCATTTTTATGATGCCTATGATCATGTTATTGTTTTTTCTGCAGATGAAGGAACAACGGCGAAATATTTAACCTCGTATGAAGTAAGACATGGGGCGTCACCGCTCGTAGCTCCTGATTGCTCACCGTTTTTGCTAGAACCTTATAAGGGTGAAATTATGCATCCTTTGTTTAAAATCCAAAGGGACCCATTACAGCCCTATGAAAATAAATTATATATTGAATGGGGCAAGGCAGCTGTACGATGGTATCAAAAAGGCACTAATGAAAAGATCATTACTCAGCTCGTCAATACGGGTCAATTTGTCTTTCCAGGATACGAAAGCGTCCTGTTAACGTTTCAAGAGCTGAAACAAATTATTGATAATCCTCAACTTTATGCAGATTGGCATATCGCATTAAGCGCAATCAATGCAATTTACGCTATCACAGATTGTTCTAATGGAAAAATTTATATTGGCTCCTCCTACAATAAAAATGGCTTACTTGGTCGTTGGTCAGAGTATGCCTTGACAATCAATGGCGGCAATCTAGCATTTGAGCAGTTAGGTCAACAAAACCCTAATGCACATTTTCAATTCCAGTATACGATTTTAAAAGTACTACCAAAAGATATCACTGCATTAGAAGCCATCGAGGTCGAAAACAACTTTAAACGAAAGCTACAAACAATCCAGTTTGGTTATAACCATAATTAA
- a CDS encoding diphthine--ammonia ligase, giving the protein MVELIDWRNGAKGHKFMASFSGGKDSVLAIYKASQVGQAIGLIVMLEEEGQRSRSHGMPPELIQAQADSIGLPVYTAAASWADYESVFLGLLEQAKNQGAEVLVTGDLDMPAHGCWHEKITKKVGLKLGMPLWEMDHREAVDEFIHLGFVTMVVTVNLSLGMMEDDLGRVLTPDYIKELEARNIDPCGEGGEFHTTVIDGPLFQYPITVRKCPIIRNGGYAFLPLELAKK; this is encoded by the coding sequence ATGGTAGAATTAATCGATTGGAGAAATGGTGCGAAAGGACACAAATTTATGGCTTCCTTTAGTGGAGGAAAGGATAGTGTCCTAGCCATATATAAAGCATCACAAGTTGGCCAAGCGATTGGTCTTATCGTCATGTTGGAGGAAGAAGGGCAGCGTTCTAGATCACATGGAATGCCACCTGAGCTAATACAGGCACAAGCTGACTCGATAGGTTTACCCGTCTATACAGCTGCTGCAAGTTGGGCAGATTATGAAAGTGTTTTTTTAGGTCTTTTAGAACAGGCTAAAAATCAAGGGGCAGAGGTATTGGTTACTGGTGATTTAGATATGCCTGCACATGGCTGCTGGCATGAAAAGATCACAAAAAAGGTAGGATTAAAGCTAGGCATGCCTTTATGGGAGATGGATCATCGAGAAGCTGTCGATGAATTTATTCACCTAGGATTTGTTACCATGGTCGTCACGGTCAATTTATCTTTAGGCATGATGGAGGATGATTTAGGACGAGTTCTTACACCAGATTATATTAAGGAACTTGAAGCCCGAAACATTGACCCTTGTGGGGAAGGTGGAGAATTCCACACAACGGTTATTGATGGTCCTCTTTTCCAATATCCAATTACTGTTCGAAAATGTCCGATTATTAGAAATGGAGGATACGCATTTTTACCTTTGGAACTTGCAAAAAAATGA
- a CDS encoding M23 family metallopeptidase, with translation MIDAREPIIIGFPLRGEWHSPNTPGTKIPSHGTNKLGSRYAYDFIQVDWERKGWPAYRVSLAQYLLLGVPLDGYYCWGQDVYAPCDGIIVKAEDGYKERTRTKVLSDMTNAYKNAHYFNPKKDDIQSVAGNYIIIECGDNVYAALVHLQTDSIQVSVGQRVKKGEVIGKVGHSGNSFAPHLHFQLMDSSDIATAKGLPCAFEQYELFKNGTWEKVNNGIPTNKDRIRF, from the coding sequence ATGATCGATGCACGTGAGCCGATAATTATAGGGTTTCCTTTGAGAGGGGAATGGCACTCTCCTAACACTCCAGGGACAAAAATTCCGAGTCACGGCACAAACAAATTAGGTTCAAGATATGCTTATGATTTTATACAAGTGGATTGGGAAAGAAAAGGTTGGCCCGCTTATCGCGTTAGTTTGGCGCAATATCTACTTTTGGGGGTTCCCTTAGATGGATATTATTGTTGGGGGCAAGACGTATACGCTCCTTGCGATGGGATCATTGTCAAAGCAGAGGATGGTTATAAAGAACGAACACGAACAAAAGTGCTTTCAGATATGACTAACGCTTATAAAAATGCTCATTATTTCAATCCGAAGAAAGACGACATACAATCAGTTGCTGGTAACTATATCATTATAGAATGTGGCGACAATGTATACGCTGCATTAGTCCATCTTCAAACAGACTCCATTCAGGTTTCAGTTGGGCAGAGAGTAAAAAAAGGTGAAGTTATTGGTAAAGTGGGTCATTCAGGTAACTCCTTTGCTCCGCATTTGCATTTTCAACTTATGGATAGTAGTGACATAGCGACTGCAAAAGGATTGCCTTGTGCTTTTGAACAATACGAATTATTTAAAAATGGTACATGGGAAAAAGTAAATAATGGTATTCCAACAAATAAGGATAGAATAAGATTTTAA
- a CDS encoding TetR/AcrR family transcriptional regulator, giving the protein MTKLLDLNPQRRDAILNAALKEFSSKGYDNASTNVIAKEAGISKALMFHYVSNKQELFLVVYDYFFDLIKNEYLELMNYDEKDIFDRLRQSYHLQIKLWERYPWIFDFHKLLQPTKSKEVSKELENRVHEEHSSCSPKLFDGIEEAKFKVGLDIEKCKQFILWVNVGFTNEILEDIRYSESQAINYELFVEKLDGYFDELRKIYYK; this is encoded by the coding sequence TTGACAAAGTTATTAGATTTAAACCCCCAAAGGAGGGACGCTATTCTAAATGCAGCATTAAAAGAATTTTCATCAAAGGGGTATGACAATGCTTCAACAAATGTAATCGCAAAAGAAGCCGGAATTTCTAAAGCTCTTATGTTCCACTATGTAAGTAACAAGCAGGAGCTTTTTCTTGTTGTGTATGATTACTTCTTTGACCTAATTAAAAATGAATATCTTGAATTGATGAATTATGATGAAAAAGATATATTTGACAGATTACGTCAATCGTATCATTTGCAAATTAAATTATGGGAAAGGTACCCCTGGATTTTCGATTTTCATAAACTTTTACAGCCCACTAAATCCAAAGAGGTTAGTAAGGAACTCGAAAACAGAGTTCACGAAGAACATTCAAGCTGTTCTCCTAAATTATTTGATGGAATAGAAGAAGCTAAATTTAAAGTAGGGTTGGATATTGAAAAGTGCAAACAATTTATACTCTGGGTTAATGTTGGATTTACCAATGAAATATTAGAGGATATTAGATATTCAGAATCTCAGGCTATAAACTATGAACTCTTTGTTGAAAAACTTGATGGATATTTTGATGAACTGAGAAAAATATACTATAAGTAA
- a CDS encoding ArsR/SmtB family transcription factor, with amino-acid sequence MSNKHQERDVYVAIADPTRRQLLNLLAKADELPLHELTAQFEMGRTAVSKHLTILKDAGLVIARKEGRETRYRLNAAPLKEIQDWVSIYEGFWKERISKLHLLLEEKK; translated from the coding sequence TTGAGTAACAAGCATCAAGAGCGTGACGTTTATGTAGCCATTGCTGATCCAACAAGGCGTCAATTGCTCAATTTGTTAGCAAAGGCAGATGAATTACCTCTTCATGAATTAACGGCTCAATTTGAAATGGGGCGTACAGCTGTATCTAAACATTTAACCATCCTAAAAGATGCTGGTCTTGTTATTGCTCGAAAAGAGGGTAGAGAAACAAGATATAGGCTGAATGCGGCTCCATTGAAAGAAATACAGGATTGGGTATCAATTTATGAAGGTTTCTGGAAAGAAAGAATATCAAAATTACATTTACTATTGGAGGAGAAAAAATGA
- a CDS encoding SRPBCC family protein — protein MKPDVSLDFKFTSSIEQVWHALTDSDTLAKWIWNNDFQPIVGHKFQFRAEPNEWWDGIVDCEVLEIEEPHKLSYTWTSAGETTTVTWTLTQTAEGTTQLHLDQGGFSEETKARQGAIEGAKYAWMNMSSQLEKVLA, from the coding sequence ATGAAACCAGATGTATCGTTAGATTTTAAATTTACAAGTTCAATTGAGCAGGTATGGCATGCCCTTACAGATTCGGATACACTTGCAAAATGGATTTGGAACAATGATTTTCAGCCGATTGTAGGCCATAAATTTCAGTTCCGAGCTGAGCCAAACGAATGGTGGGATGGCATTGTCGATTGTGAGGTGCTTGAAATAGAAGAGCCACATAAATTATCATATACTTGGACAAGTGCTGGAGAAACTACGACCGTTACTTGGACGTTAACACAAACAGCAGAGGGTACAACACAGCTACATCTTGATCAAGGTGGATTTAGTGAAGAAACAAAAGCTCGTCAAGGAGCTATCGAAGGGGCAAAATACGCTTGGATGAATATGAGTTCGCAGCTTGAAAAAGTATTAGCTTAG